In Natronococcus occultus SP4, the following proteins share a genomic window:
- a CDS encoding ABC transporter ATP-binding protein, which yields MSTDRPVRETTQPTASRSPERDATAVRLAAVTHEYGSDGGFRSRSERTVTALEDVSVALGSGEIVGLEGPSGSGKSTILHAVAGLLVPTAGRVTVEGTDLTALSARERTRLRRERIGIVFQRFHLLPSLSARANVALPLVQDGVPKRKRRERATALLERVELGDRIEHLPGELSGGECQRVAIARALATDPDVIVADEPTGELDTATGQRVLELLTEIGRERAMLVASHDAETLAAADRVLELRDGRIVSDGR from the coding sequence ATGAGCACCGATCGACCGGTTCGAGAAACGACACAGCCGACGGCCTCCCGGTCGCCAGAACGCGACGCGACGGCGGTCCGACTCGCGGCAGTCACCCACGAGTACGGCTCCGACGGCGGGTTCCGCTCGCGATCGGAGCGAACGGTGACCGCCCTCGAGGACGTCTCCGTTGCGCTCGGCAGCGGCGAGATCGTCGGCCTCGAGGGGCCAAGCGGGAGCGGGAAGTCGACGATCCTCCACGCCGTCGCCGGCCTGCTGGTGCCGACGGCGGGGAGGGTGACGGTCGAGGGCACCGACCTGACGGCGCTGTCGGCTCGCGAGCGAACTCGCCTCCGTCGCGAGCGGATCGGGATCGTCTTCCAGCGGTTCCACCTCCTGCCCTCGCTGTCCGCGCGGGCGAACGTCGCGCTCCCGCTGGTGCAGGACGGCGTCCCGAAACGAAAGCGCCGAGAACGGGCGACGGCGCTGCTCGAGCGGGTCGAACTTGGCGACCGGATCGAACACCTTCCCGGGGAGTTAAGCGGCGGCGAGTGCCAGCGGGTCGCGATCGCCCGGGCGCTGGCGACCGACCCCGACGTGATCGTCGCCGACGAGCCGACCGGCGAGCTCGATACCGCGACCGGACAGCGCGTCCTCGAGCTGCTGACCGAGATCGGCCGAGAGCGAGCGATGCTCGTCGCCTCCCACGACGCCGAGACCCTCGCTGCCGCCGATCGCGTCCTTGAGCTACGGGACGGCAGGATCGTCTCGGATGGACGGTAA
- a CDS encoding 2,5-diamino-6-(ribosylamino)-4(3H)-pyrimidinone 5'-phosphate reductase has product MHVVVNAAVSADGKLSSRRREQIAISGDADFARMDRLRAESDAVVVGVGTVLADDPHLTVKDETLIDERRQRGDPAHPARVVVDSTGRTPLDAAVLDDAATTYVCTSERATIDERMDLADRAELITAGDGRVDLLRAFATLQEQGLERIMVEGGGELIFSLFEDGLVDELRVFVGPKLIGGRDAPTLADGEGFIADFPILELESLERVGEGALLTWRTADG; this is encoded by the coding sequence ATGCACGTCGTCGTCAACGCCGCCGTCAGCGCGGACGGAAAACTCTCCTCGAGACGCCGCGAACAGATCGCGATCAGCGGCGACGCCGACTTCGCGCGGATGGACCGCCTCCGAGCGGAAAGCGACGCCGTCGTCGTCGGCGTCGGCACCGTCCTCGCGGACGACCCCCACCTCACCGTCAAAGACGAGACGCTGATCGACGAGCGACGCCAGCGGGGCGACCCGGCCCATCCCGCGCGCGTGGTCGTGGACTCGACGGGCCGAACGCCGCTGGACGCGGCCGTCCTCGACGACGCGGCGACGACCTACGTCTGTACGAGCGAGCGGGCGACCATCGACGAGCGAATGGATCTAGCCGACCGCGCGGAGCTGATCACGGCCGGGGACGGTCGGGTCGATCTCCTGCGGGCGTTCGCGACGCTGCAGGAACAGGGGCTCGAACGGATCATGGTCGAGGGTGGCGGCGAGCTCATCTTCTCGCTGTTCGAGGACGGCCTCGTCGACGAGCTGCGAGTCTTCGTCGGCCCGAAACTCATCGGCGGACGCGACGCCCCGACGCTTGCCGACGGTGAGGGCTTTATCGCCGACTTTCCGATCCTCGAACTCGAGAGCCTCGAGCGGGTCGGCGAGGGGGCGCTGTTGACCTGGCGGACGGCCGACGGCTGA
- a CDS encoding DUF7127 family protein, translating into MRVPKQLRDGHTDDAVVREMEGDDGCVITVDFGSDAADMSVDVVDDRVLVVMDDRQFEFELPAGATEVTANNGVLTISE; encoded by the coding sequence ATGCGAGTCCCAAAACAGCTTCGAGACGGTCACACCGACGATGCGGTCGTCCGCGAGATGGAGGGCGATGACGGGTGCGTGATCACCGTCGACTTCGGCTCCGACGCCGCCGACATGTCAGTCGACGTCGTCGACGACCGGGTGCTGGTCGTGATGGACGACCGGCAGTTCGAGTTCGAACTGCCTGCGGGTGCAACCGAGGTCACGGCCAACAACGGCGTATTGACGATCTCCGAGTGA
- a CDS encoding MTH865 family protein has translation MADESELRDQMIDAFEGADYPISSPMDLVPALPNGPGTTFESGEFSMTAMELNTKTSGGDFPYENPETFVDDIIEDLKEQGEL, from the coding sequence ATGGCAGATGAATCCGAACTCCGCGACCAGATGATCGACGCGTTCGAAGGCGCAGACTACCCCATCTCGAGTCCGATGGACCTCGTTCCGGCCCTACCGAACGGCCCCGGAACGACGTTCGAGTCGGGAGAGTTCTCGATGACCGCGATGGAGCTCAACACCAAGACCTCGGGCGGGGACTTCCCCTACGAGAACCCCGAGACGTTCGTCGACGACATCATCGAGGACCTCAAAGAGCAGGGCGAGCTCTGA
- a CDS encoding antitoxin VapB family protein — MGETEYRNVRLTEEAYQRLKSRKQEGESFSDTVERIAGERSLLDLAGILSDEEAEEMRDAIDERETQSRERLDRLTDQLDS, encoded by the coding sequence ATGGGAGAAACCGAGTATCGGAACGTCCGACTCACCGAGGAAGCGTACCAGCGGCTCAAGAGTCGCAAACAAGAGGGAGAATCGTTCTCGGATACCGTCGAGCGAATCGCCGGCGAACGATCGCTGCTCGACTTGGCAGGAATCCTCTCGGATGAGGAAGCCGAAGAGATGCGAGACGCGATCGACGAGCGGGAAACCCAGTCACGGGAGCGACTCGATCGGCTCACCGATCAACTCGACTCGTGA
- a CDS encoding transcriptional regulator, translated as MPLEFSSSDDAPSCEHVFSALTDDACREIIAALEEPLTVEETAEEIERPLSTTYRKLDRLTEAGLVRETSGVGRSCHRKSRYVADFERVAIALDDDRSIRVEVDGSSDPLVGLWTQDS; from the coding sequence ATGCCACTCGAGTTCTCCTCGTCGGACGACGCCCCCTCGTGCGAACACGTGTTCAGTGCGTTGACCGACGACGCGTGTCGGGAGATCATCGCGGCCCTCGAGGAGCCCCTGACCGTCGAGGAGACGGCCGAGGAGATCGAGCGCCCGCTCTCGACGACCTACCGGAAACTCGACCGACTGACCGAGGCCGGACTGGTCAGGGAAACGTCCGGAGTCGGTCGGAGCTGCCACCGCAAGTCCCGCTACGTCGCTGACTTCGAGCGGGTCGCGATCGCGCTCGACGACGATCGTTCGATTCGGGTCGAGGTCGACGGCTCGAGCGACCCGCTGGTCGGTCTCTGGACTCAGGACTCCTGA
- a CDS encoding cob(I)yrinic acid a,c-diamide adenosyltransferase, with translation MSDDRSANGDVLENTPGEGRTPEAERIEPAAPESFGLVQVWWGDGKGKTTATLGMGMRAAGHGYRVHLLQFMKGGASSVDAVRGEYNAIAALPGMSYENLGHYGWHGMADGSEDADHQAEAEAGLERARELLAAADEADLAAPIDLAAEPEAGVHMLLLDEVLYAVDQELLAEDDVLELLDDKPDDLELVLSGSHAEPSYLEERADLITNVRKVKHPIEAGQRARQGTEY, from the coding sequence ATGAGCGACGACCGATCCGCGAACGGCGACGTCCTCGAGAACACGCCGGGCGAGGGACGAACGCCCGAAGCCGAACGCATCGAACCCGCGGCGCCCGAGTCGTTCGGGCTCGTCCAGGTCTGGTGGGGCGACGGAAAGGGAAAGACGACCGCCACGCTCGGAATGGGGATGCGCGCGGCCGGCCACGGCTACCGGGTTCATCTGCTCCAGTTCATGAAAGGCGGCGCCTCGAGCGTCGACGCCGTCCGCGGCGAGTACAACGCGATCGCCGCCCTACCGGGGATGAGCTACGAGAACCTCGGCCACTACGGCTGGCACGGGATGGCCGACGGCAGCGAGGACGCCGACCACCAGGCGGAGGCCGAAGCGGGGCTCGAGCGCGCCCGCGAGCTGCTCGCGGCGGCCGACGAGGCCGATCTCGCGGCGCCGATCGACCTCGCGGCCGAGCCCGAGGCGGGCGTCCACATGCTACTCCTCGACGAGGTGCTGTACGCGGTCGACCAGGAGCTGCTCGCCGAGGACGACGTCCTCGAGTTGCTCGACGACAAGCCCGACGACCTGGAGCTGGTGCTGTCGGGGAGCCACGCCGAGCCGTCGTACCTCGAGGAACGCGCGGACCTGATCACGAACGTTCGGAAGGTGAAACACCCGATCGAGGCGGGCCAGCGGGCGCGACAGGGGACGGAGTACTGA
- a CDS encoding type II toxin-antitoxin system VapC family toxin has translation MIVDTDVLIHLMQGNENATQKISALENQHVPLHISSISQFELYHSIERVHDSAARRRTIEAVLDTKPVYPADSAVMKKAGRIDGRLTSDGDAIGMGDTIVAATALVHEESVLTKNVTHFERIDGLDVETF, from the coding sequence GTGATCGTCGACACGGATGTCCTCATCCACCTGATGCAGGGCAACGAGAACGCTACGCAGAAGATTTCCGCACTCGAGAACCAGCACGTTCCCCTTCACATCTCGTCGATTTCCCAGTTCGAACTCTATCACAGTATCGAACGAGTACACGATTCGGCTGCCCGTCGTCGAACGATCGAGGCGGTACTCGACACAAAGCCCGTGTATCCGGCTGACAGCGCGGTGATGAAGAAAGCCGGTCGTATCGACGGGCGGCTGACGTCTGACGGCGATGCGATCGGAATGGGTGATACGATCGTCGCGGCAACGGCACTCGTCCATGAGGAATCAGTTCTTACGAAAAATGTTACACACTTCGAGCGGATCGACGGGCTTGACGTCGAGACGTTTTAG
- a CDS encoding CBS domain-containing protein codes for MPVGELGPEDVVTAQPDDDLETVAEQFAEENVGAVVVTEDEEPVGILTDRDVALAVPNSDDVGSVAVEDAMTADPAILQEDDEAIAISRAIEQHNARRFPVVDDDGALTGIVTLDDLVATIGEQLDDVAETVEVQSPGYSP; via the coding sequence ATGCCAGTCGGTGAACTCGGTCCGGAAGATGTCGTAACTGCACAGCCAGACGACGATCTCGAGACGGTCGCCGAGCAGTTCGCCGAGGAGAACGTCGGCGCCGTCGTCGTCACCGAGGACGAGGAACCGGTCGGGATCCTCACCGACCGCGACGTCGCCCTCGCGGTTCCTAACAGCGACGACGTTGGCTCGGTCGCAGTTGAGGACGCGATGACCGCTGACCCGGCGATCCTCCAGGAGGACGACGAGGCCATCGCGATCTCGCGGGCGATCGAGCAGCACAACGCCCGTCGGTTCCCCGTCGTCGACGACGACGGCGCGCTGACGGGGATCGTGACGCTCGACGACCTCGTGGCGACGATCGGCGAACAGCTCGACGACGTCGCCGAGACGGTCGAGGTCCAGTCGCCGGGCTACAGCCCCTGA
- the msrA gene encoding peptide-methionine (S)-S-oxide reductase MsrA, with the protein MERATFGGGCFWCVEAAFEQLEGVDSVTSGYAGGHTEDPTYEAVCSGSTGHAEVVQVEYNPDEIAYEDLLEVFFTVHDPTTKDREGPDVGSQYRSAIYAHDEAQLETAEAFADELEAEGLYEGIVTEIEPLDTFYEAEQYHQNYFEKNPNDAYCSMHAAPKVETVREKFGENVAPEH; encoded by the coding sequence ATGGAACGAGCGACCTTCGGCGGCGGCTGTTTCTGGTGTGTCGAGGCGGCCTTCGAGCAGCTCGAGGGCGTCGACTCGGTGACCTCAGGGTACGCGGGCGGCCACACCGAGGACCCGACCTACGAGGCGGTCTGTTCGGGCTCGACCGGCCACGCGGAAGTCGTCCAGGTGGAGTACAACCCCGACGAGATCGCCTACGAGGACTTACTGGAGGTCTTCTTTACGGTCCACGACCCGACCACGAAGGACCGGGAAGGTCCCGACGTCGGCAGCCAGTACCGCTCGGCGATCTACGCCCACGACGAGGCCCAGCTCGAGACGGCCGAGGCGTTCGCCGACGAGCTCGAAGCGGAGGGCCTCTACGAGGGGATCGTCACGGAGATCGAGCCTCTCGATACGTTCTACGAGGCCGAGCAGTACCACCAGAACTATTTCGAGAAGAACCCGAACGACGCCTACTGTTCGATGCACGCGGCGCCGAAAGTCGAGACGGTCCGCGAGAAGTTCGGTGAGAACGTGGCTCCCGAACACTGA
- a CDS encoding cobyric acid synthase, whose amino-acid sequence MTRTLLVAGTASHVGKSTVVAGLCRHLADRGVSVAPYKAQNMSNNARVVVRPEASDGDGKADGDRWGEIGVSQFVQARAARAAPTTDCNPVLLKPRGDGESQLVVQGRAREHVPAGSYYDAHWHEAREAAVDSYRRLAADHEVVVAEGAGSIAEINLHDRDLANLETARFADADVLLLVDIERGGAFASLYGTIELLPDDVRERVVGAVITKFRGDPALLEPGIAEIESRTGVSILGVLPYDDPGLPEEDSVGLPDPGERDVLGADDGVPAERRLTIAVPRLPRLSNATDLEALAAEPGVAVEFVPLEEDGNDASRTPLADADAVVLPGTKNAVDDLRALRASAVGPAIQRFTGPIVGLCGGYQLLGERLTNAALEGVGNEDVLEGLGLLPVETRFEPEKHLERTAVTVDGAASPLLADADGATARGYEIHAGRTRAIEMVDRPLGETGAARGEVLGTYLHGLFDAPPVREAFLAAVAESAGVDRPDDSSGSDDAGLEGRRPADRAASLVADNVALEALGEPFDA is encoded by the coding sequence ATGACGCGGACGCTTCTCGTCGCCGGCACCGCGAGCCACGTCGGCAAGTCGACCGTGGTCGCGGGGCTCTGTCGCCACCTCGCCGACCGGGGCGTCTCGGTCGCGCCGTACAAGGCACAGAACATGAGCAACAACGCCCGGGTCGTGGTCCGTCCGGAAGCAAGCGACGGGGACGGCAAGGCGGACGGAGACCGCTGGGGCGAGATCGGCGTCTCCCAGTTCGTCCAGGCCCGCGCGGCCCGAGCGGCGCCGACGACCGACTGCAACCCCGTCCTGTTGAAACCCCGCGGCGACGGCGAGAGCCAGCTCGTCGTCCAGGGTCGGGCCCGCGAGCACGTTCCCGCTGGCAGCTACTACGACGCACACTGGCACGAGGCCCGCGAGGCTGCCGTCGACTCCTACCGCCGGCTCGCGGCCGACCACGAGGTCGTCGTCGCCGAGGGCGCCGGCAGCATCGCCGAGATCAACCTCCACGACCGGGACCTCGCGAACCTCGAGACGGCCCGCTTCGCCGACGCCGACGTCCTCCTGCTTGTCGACATCGAGCGCGGCGGCGCGTTCGCGAGCCTCTACGGGACGATCGAGCTGTTGCCCGACGACGTCCGCGAACGGGTCGTCGGCGCCGTGATCACCAAGTTCCGGGGCGACCCCGCATTACTCGAGCCCGGCATCGCGGAGATCGAATCCCGGACCGGAGTGTCGATCCTTGGCGTGCTCCCCTACGACGATCCGGGACTGCCCGAGGAGGACAGCGTCGGGCTGCCGGACCCGGGCGAGCGGGACGTCCTCGGCGCCGACGACGGCGTCCCCGCGGAACGACGGCTGACGATCGCCGTCCCCCGGCTCCCGCGGCTCTCGAACGCGACCGACCTCGAGGCACTGGCGGCCGAGCCGGGTGTCGCCGTCGAGTTCGTTCCCCTCGAGGAGGACGGAAACGACGCGAGCCGTACCCCCCTGGCCGACGCGGACGCGGTCGTCCTTCCGGGGACGAAAAACGCCGTCGACGACCTGCGCGCGCTCCGGGCGTCGGCGGTCGGCCCGGCCATCCAGCGGTTCACGGGCCCGATCGTCGGGCTCTGTGGCGGCTACCAGCTGCTGGGCGAGCGGCTCACCAACGCCGCGCTCGAGGGCGTCGGCAACGAGGACGTCCTCGAGGGACTCGGCCTGTTGCCGGTCGAGACCCGCTTCGAGCCCGAAAAACACCTCGAGCGGACCGCGGTGACCGTCGACGGCGCGGCCTCGCCGCTGCTCGCGGACGCCGACGGCGCCACGGCGCGGGGGTACGAGATCCACGCGGGCCGCACCCGGGCGATCGAAATGGTCGACCGACCACTCGGCGAAACTGGCGCGGCTCGCGGCGAGGTGCTTGGCACCTACCTCCACGGGCTGTTCGACGCCCCACCGGTCCGGGAGGCGTTTCTCGCGGCCGTGGCGGAATCGGCGGGGGTCGATCGACCCGACGATTCGAGCGGGAGCGATGACGCGGGCCTCGAGGGGCGACGGCCGGCTGATCGGGCCGCGTCGCTGGTCGCGGACAACGTCGCACTCGAGGCGCTGGGAGAGCCGTTCGACGCCTAG
- the phaZ gene encoding intracellular short-chain-length polyhydroxyalkanoate depolymerase yields the protein MTVTLDTVDLPNGETIGYREREGGDVPVVLLHGNMTSSKHWDVVLEAMDDRYKLYAMDMRGFGESSYEEPIDSIAKFAEDVALFVDELDLERFHLWGWSTGGGVAMEYAAAHPDRVRKLVLLAPSSTRGYPIYRKDEDGTPTDEVLTTREEIARDPVQVAPVLEAYEQEDAATMKGIWNQLIYVNDEPDPERYDEYVADMFTQRNLVDVDYALTRFNMSDEHNGITEGSGRASDIVADTLVLRGEDDLVITEAMIEETLADLGETATFVELEGCGHSPLIDDREQLLREVESFLEG from the coding sequence ATGACAGTTACGCTCGACACCGTCGACCTGCCGAACGGCGAAACGATCGGCTACCGCGAACGCGAGGGGGGCGACGTCCCGGTCGTCCTGTTGCACGGGAACATGACCTCCTCGAAACACTGGGACGTCGTCCTGGAGGCGATGGACGACCGGTACAAGCTGTACGCGATGGACATGCGCGGGTTCGGCGAGTCGAGCTACGAGGAGCCGATCGACTCGATCGCGAAGTTCGCCGAGGACGTGGCGCTGTTCGTCGACGAACTCGACCTCGAGCGGTTTCACCTCTGGGGGTGGTCGACCGGCGGCGGGGTCGCGATGGAGTACGCCGCCGCCCACCCCGACCGGGTGCGGAAGCTCGTTTTGCTCGCGCCCAGCAGTACGCGGGGCTACCCGATCTATCGGAAGGACGAGGACGGTACCCCGACCGACGAGGTGCTGACGACTCGCGAGGAGATCGCGCGGGATCCCGTCCAGGTCGCGCCCGTCCTCGAGGCCTACGAGCAGGAGGACGCGGCGACGATGAAGGGGATCTGGAACCAGCTCATCTACGTCAACGACGAACCCGACCCCGAGCGCTACGACGAGTACGTCGCGGACATGTTCACCCAGCGGAACCTCGTCGACGTCGACTACGCGCTCACCCGGTTCAACATGAGCGACGAGCACAACGGCATCACGGAGGGCTCCGGACGCGCGTCCGATATCGTGGCCGACACGCTCGTCCTGCGGGGCGAGGACGATCTGGTCATCACCGAGGCGATGATCGAGGAGACGCTCGCGGATCTGGGCGAAACCGCGACGTTCGTCGAGCTGGAGGGCTGTGGTCACTCGCCGCTGATCGACGACCGCGAGCAGCTACTGCGGGAGGTCGAGTCATTCCTCGAGGGCTAA
- a CDS encoding CopG family transcriptional regulator, with amino-acid sequence MAKDTVRYPDAVVDQIDALVDDGMFESKSEFYRFSAEYVLTLVDPDHDVETFNFEEIKAELDIPEESDGADADADSFLLEAIITVRKHGLRGDYEAAEGFIDDHYEPTDRECLILEELLGTYRD; translated from the coding sequence ATGGCGAAAGATACCGTCAGATATCCCGACGCGGTCGTCGACCAGATCGACGCCCTCGTCGACGACGGTATGTTCGAGAGCAAATCCGAGTTCTACCGTTTTTCCGCCGAGTACGTCCTCACGCTCGTCGATCCGGATCACGACGTCGAGACCTTCAACTTCGAGGAAATCAAGGCCGAACTCGACATCCCCGAGGAGAGCGACGGCGCCGACGCCGACGCCGACTCCTTCCTCCTCGAGGCGATCATCACCGTCCGCAAACACGGGCTCCGGGGGGATTACGAGGCCGCCGAGGGGTTCATCGACGACCACTACGAGCCGACCGACCGGGAGTGTCTCATCCTTGAGGAACTGCTCGGCACCTACCGCGACTAG
- a CDS encoding dihydroorotase, whose translation MSADLVVRNCTVVTPAGRTPDAGVAVEDGTITALARSDRLPDADRVLDGEGGVLAPGVVDCHIHNREPGLEYKEDWESATRAAAAGGVTTVVGMPNTDPVIDRPEHLELKYERGEDGAHVDFQSYAVVTSENIELIPELDATGVLGYKIFLGSTVGDVPPPTDGEILEAMERIAETGKRLGFHEENGEIIDHYTERFKREGRNEPIDHSHSRPVIAEREAVERMLTFAAETDASIHMFHVSSGSAAEAVARGKDRGVDVTAETTPHYLWFTEDVMHEKGNVARIQPPIRDADERERLWTVGMDGGAIDCIATDHAPHTPEEKKVDDPFGNTWEASSGFVGLETEVSVALSFVDEGRLSLEEWVRRHSTRPAQVWGMYPQKGSLQIGTDADFTIVDPDQEWTLESADELHSKNCVTPFIGESFTGKPIATVVRGEVVYEDGSVVGESGYGTRVDVDGS comes from the coding sequence ATGAGCGCGGATCTCGTCGTGCGAAACTGCACCGTCGTCACCCCCGCCGGACGGACCCCCGACGCCGGCGTCGCCGTCGAGGACGGAACGATCACCGCCCTCGCGCGGAGCGATCGCCTCCCCGACGCCGACCGGGTCCTCGACGGCGAGGGGGGCGTCCTCGCGCCCGGCGTCGTCGACTGTCACATTCACAACCGCGAGCCGGGCCTCGAGTACAAGGAAGACTGGGAGTCGGCCACGCGGGCCGCGGCTGCCGGCGGCGTGACGACCGTCGTCGGGATGCCAAACACCGATCCCGTCATCGATCGCCCCGAACACCTCGAGCTGAAGTACGAACGGGGCGAGGACGGCGCCCACGTCGACTTCCAGAGCTACGCGGTCGTCACGAGCGAGAACATAGAGCTGATCCCCGAGCTCGACGCAACCGGCGTGTTAGGGTACAAGATCTTCCTGGGCTCGACGGTCGGGGACGTCCCGCCGCCGACCGACGGCGAGATCCTTGAGGCGATGGAGCGGATCGCCGAGACCGGCAAGCGGCTGGGCTTTCACGAGGAGAACGGCGAGATCATCGACCACTACACCGAGCGGTTCAAACGCGAGGGACGCAACGAGCCGATCGACCACTCTCACTCGAGGCCCGTGATCGCCGAACGGGAGGCCGTCGAGCGGATGCTCACCTTCGCCGCGGAGACCGACGCGTCGATTCACATGTTCCACGTCTCCTCGGGGTCGGCGGCCGAGGCCGTCGCCCGCGGGAAGGATCGAGGCGTCGACGTCACCGCGGAGACGACGCCCCACTACCTCTGGTTCACCGAGGACGTCATGCACGAGAAGGGCAACGTCGCCCGGATCCAGCCGCCGATCCGCGACGCCGACGAGCGAGAGCGCCTCTGGACGGTCGGTATGGACGGCGGCGCGATCGACTGTATCGCGACCGACCACGCGCCCCACACCCCCGAGGAGAAGAAAGTCGACGACCCGTTCGGGAACACCTGGGAGGCAAGCTCGGGGTTCGTCGGCCTCGAGACCGAGGTGTCCGTCGCGCTCAGCTTCGTCGACGAAGGACGGCTCTCCCTCGAGGAGTGGGTGCGTCGCCACTCGACTCGGCCGGCGCAGGTGTGGGGGATGTACCCCCAGAAGGGGTCGCTCCAGATCGGCACCGACGCCGACTTCACGATCGTCGACCCCGATCAGGAGTGGACCCTCGAGAGCGCTGACGAGTTACACTCGAAAAACTGCGTGACGCCCTTTATCGGCGAGTCGTTCACCGGGAAACCGATCGCGACGGTCGTCCGCGGCGAGGTCGTCTACGAGGACGGGAGCGTCGTCGGCGAGTCGGGGTACGGGACACGGGTCGACGTCGACGGCTCCTGA